In the genome of Caldisphaera lagunensis DSM 15908, the window TTCTGTTATTCATAAATTCCTCATTAATCTGATTTGCAAGAAAAGATTTCCTTAGGTATCTATAATTTCTTCATAATTTTAATTCTATTTTATATAAAATAGATATAATACCAATAATTTAGAAAACTAGTATATGGCTAGAAATAAGTTAGAAATTTTCTATACATATTTTTTCTGCAGTGTTTGGAAGTCCTGGTACATAAAAGCAATTATCTGATGTCTTTAAATCCCAAACTATTTGTGATAGAGAATCTGTTATAATCCTGAATTTATTAAAGACCTTATTAAAGTTATTTAATTCTCTTATATTAATTGAAGCTTCCAACACTGATATTCCCATTAAGTGTATTATAGCTCCATAGACATCATTTCCCAGCATTTCTTTAGTTAATCTTTGCCTTAAAGTAATTACTTTATCAAATTTTATCGGGAAGATTGTTTTAATTAGGGTTGAATTTTCTTCATCATTTCTATACACAACTGTGTTACCTGTTATAGATGAATACCTTAATGAATCTAGCACTGCTGCCCATGAAGGATCTTGTATATTGTCTGTTATCCTTGAGAGTTCAATGATTTCCTCTTCGCTTAACGTTTCATTATTATATTTTCCCAGTGCATAAAGAAGCAATGATGTTGTAACTGAATATAAACCAGAATATGTAGAATCCTTAAAATCATTCTCAAGTTTAATATTTGCACATAATCTTTCATCAAGTCCATTGTTAAGTTTAATCCAGAAATTTTTAATATATTCATTTAGTTCATTTGGAAAATTTTCTAAATAAACAAGAGGTGAATTGCATTTATTTATGTTAATATTTAATGTAACTTCTTTTATTGGAACTGCTATATATGGATTAGATGATTCAGGAATAGGGAATCCCAATAATATTGCTGAAGAGTATGATTTTAGCTTCATTTTAATCATCATATTTTATGTTAATTCTATAATTTAAAAACTAGATGGTCTTATGTTTTAAAAAATCTAGCAGATGCATAGCCAACAACCCAATCCTTTTCTCCAGTTATATCTCCTGAAGTAGCATGCTTTAAGATCTCTGCTTTTGAATTTAACTTTTTACTTAAATGAATTAATGCCCCTACAGGGCCTGGACCACACATGGTTATATTGTTTTCATCCAATACCTTAAATAAACCTTCTGTATCAAGGCTTTCAATTTTCTTTAATGCTATTTCGTCTTTCTTATATGTTATATCATAGGGCTCGTAATGATTCATATCGCTGCTTGCTATATATATTAAATCTACACCATTTTCTGTAATAATCCTATAAAGGGCATTTGCTAAGTCTAAGGAAACTTCATAATTCTGTAATTTTATGACTATAGGAACAATTTTTATGTCTTTAAATATGTATTGCAAAAATGGAATTTGAACTTCTACTGAATGCTCATATATATGTGCCTCTTCATCAAATGTAAAATATTTTGAATATGAAACTAATAGTTTAGAAATTTCGCTATCAACTTCAACCTCTCCTAAAGGGGTTTCCCAAATTCCTTCTTTCCATACTGATGCGTTTTCTCCTAATCCTGTATGATTTGGTCCAGCTATTATAAATACCTTGGGTTTCCCCTCTTTAGAAATATTGAAATAGCTATGAGCAGCTATTGGTCCACTATAAATATAACCTGCGTGTGGAACCATGTATCCTATACTTTCTTTTTTTCTTTCCCTTTCAGCATTTGGTAGCATACCAGGACCTAGTTTGTGTAAATAACTGCTTTCTATTGATTTTATCAGATCATCTTTTTTTGATGGATAAAATGAACCTGCATGTGCAGGCATCCTTTTTATTGCCAATTATATCACCATATTTATAATAATTGTTGACAAACTTTTATTATCTTTTCTATTCAATATATTCAACTTAAGAATTTATATTTTATAATAATTAACCAAAGTGATAATAAGATAGGAAATCATTTTATATATACAACTTATTATAAGTATTTGATTTAATTATATTAGCGGTGTTTTTATGAATAAGCTAAAAAATGAAAAAAGTCAGTATTTAAGGGATTCATCAAATCAACCAGTAAACTGGTATCCTTGGGGTAGAGAAGCATTTGAATTAGCGAAAAAAGAAAACAAACCGATTTTAGTTGATGTTGGAGCATCATGGTGTCATTGGTGCCATGTCATGGATGAACAGAATTATAATAATGAGGAAATCGCAAAGATCATAAATGATAATTTTATTGCAATAAAAGTTGATAGGGATGAAATGCCTAGTGTTGATAGGAAACTTCAAATAGCAATTTCATCTTTATTTGGGCAAGGTGGATGGCCTTTAACTGTTTTCATGACCCCTGATAAAAGGGTATTTTATGGTGGTACATATTTCCCTCCAGAAGACTCATTTAACATGATAGGATTTAAGAAGGTTTTATTAGAAATAATTAGATTATGGAAAGAAGAAAAGGATAAAATAATAAATAATTCATTAAGCTTAGTATTTGGAAATCAGAATAATATAGAAGAAGGAAAATTAAATTCTGGTTTTATTGATCAAATAAATAATTACATTTACACATCATACGATTTAAATTATGGTGGAATTGATTCTGATATTAAGTTTCCTCATCCAACTGTTGATATCTACATGTTATCACAATATTATAGAAAGAGAAATAATGATGGAAAGAAATATTTAGATGCAGTAACATTGACGTTAAAGCAAATGTTTTATGGTGGTATATTCGATCAAGTTTCAGGAGGATTTCATAGGTATTCAACTGATAGATACTGGAAGGTACCACATTTTGAAAAACTGTCTATAGACAATGCAGAAATTTTAATTGATTATTATAATGCATATATCTTAACTAAAGATGATGAAATTTATGATGCTTTAATGATGATAACAAATTTTATATTAAATGAATTGAAAATTGATGATGGATTTGCAAACAGTATTGATGCAGATTCTGAAGGTATTGAAGGAAAATACTATACATATAGCGAAGAGGAGTTTAAAGATGCTTTAGATGATCTTTTCGATATTTCAGTAAAAATATTTGATTTTTATAATTTACCTGAAATTGAAGGTAGAAAGGTCTTATCAAGAAAAATGGGAATTGATGAATTATCTCATTTATTAAATTCTAGGGAAAAAGCGTGGAATATATTAAATGAGATAAGAAAACGTTTAAAGAACTATAAAACATCTTGGAAAAAACCATTAAGAGATGAAAATTTATACACTTATCAAAATGCAAGAGTTGCTGAAGCTTTGTTGATAACAAGCCCAATAACGAATAAAGGGATTGATGAATCTTTATCTGTTATTAAAAAGCTTAGGAAATCAGGTAGGAGAATTAATGATGATAATGAAAAAATAATTGATGATATTTCATCATCTCTATCAGCATGTTTAACAGCATATGAGGTTGTTGGAGATCAATCTTATCTTTATGATGCTCTATCTTTATTTAATGAACTGATGGAGTATAAAAGCGATGTTGGGTTTAAGGAAAAGAGAGGGAAGAAAAGTAATGATGAGGAAAACATGATATACTTTTCAGATTCACCAAATGAATCACCAAATTCAATAGCAATAAAGGCTTGGCTAAAACTATATCAATCTGGTAGAGCAGAAATTGACGAAAAAATGATTAAGACATTACCATCTATTATAGAAAGGGAACCAGTATTTCATGCAGGCCTTTCATTAAGTATTGAATCATTAATAAATGGAATTGCTCACATCGTTATTATAGATGAAAAAGATGGTAGAGCTGAAAAGCTCCATAAGGCTTCATTGCTCACCTACTATCCTTTAAAATTTGTTGAAGTTATAAGTGATGATAGAAGGGATGAGTTACCCTCATATATAAAACAAATGATAAATTATGGTAATCGTTCAAGGATTTATGTATGTAAAGGAAAGACTTGTAGCATGCCAATATATAATGAAAATGATTTAAAAAATATTTTGTAATTTTTTAGATTATATTACGATAATAGTGATAAAGAATGAATTAGTATTTTGATGATCATACAATTATTAACAACATGAATAACAACAAAATAGCAATAAACAAAATACCCAATTGGTTTCCAAGTTATAATTTGAGGGATTACGTTAACGGGTTGTAGGCATTTAATGAGTAGATTATTAAAGTTTAAGAATAAATCCAACATAGTAAAAATTACCTAATTGTTTTATATACACTTAGATATTCAGTAACTCTATTGTTTTAAGCATATCAGATAAGGACCTAAATAATCTCTCAATCTCAAATGCAGTATTATAGCAGATGTTTTTTATTTCTATAATAATTTTAAAAAACTTTTATTATCTTTTCTATTCATGATTTTTAACTTAAAAATTTATATTCTATCTTAAATTTATCCTTAATTTTTTCCAAAATGGGAATCAATAATGAAATATAGAAAATTAAAAAGTATAAACAAAGAAGTATCGGAGATTGGTATTGGACTTTGGAGCCTAGTCTCTTATGAATGGGGCGGAGTTGTTAATAATGAGGAAATTTTAACATATGCTTATGAAAAAGGCATAAACTTTTTTGATACTGCCGATATATATGGTAAAGGAGAAGGAGAAAGATTATTAGGTAATGTTTTTAAAAATAATCGAGAAGAAATAGTTATCTTAACTAAGATTGGTTATGATCTAAAAACAAATAGAAGGAGGTTTGATCTAAATTATTTAAAAGATGCTATTGATAATTCATTGAATAGATTAAATACATCTTATATTGATATATTAATGCTTCATAATCCAACAATGGAAATAATAAAAAACAATGAAATTTTTGAATTTATGAATGATTTGAAAGAGGAAGGAAAAATATTATCATATGGTATTTCTTTAGGTCCAACTTTAGGCTGGGAAGAAGAGGGATATAAATCAATAGAAATGGGGTATCATAGTTTAGAACATATTTATAACATTATCGAGAGATATCCTGGAGAAAAGTTTCTTAGATTTAATAATATTGATCACTTTATTAGAGTACCTCATGCTAGCGATGTTCTAAATGATATGAAATGGCCTCTTAAATTTGATAGTAAATTACATAGAAAATTCAAGGATATGAAATGGATTGAAGAAGCCTTAAAGGGTGCAGAAATATTGCAAAAAAAGATTAACAGGTTTAAGTTGCATGAAATAGCAATATTGTATGTTTTGTCAAACAAAAACGTTTCATCAGTTTTACCTAATATAACTTCTAAGGATGAGATCGATATTTATTCAAGAATAATAGATAATAATATGGAGTTAAATGAAAATGAGTTACAGACTATAGATGATGTATATAATACCTATTTTAAAAAATTAAATGAGGAAAGTATTGATGAAACAAAAATGTATAAATAGAATTTTTATTTAACTCTATTATGATAGTAATAGAATATAGCCAAATCATAAATAATTTTTATGAATCCTCCGGAAAATAATGGAAATGTAAAGAGGCTATATCCTAATGCTATTCCATCAATTGGGGATCCTGCTAATGATGCTAGGCTTCTAAATGTATTTGATATTGCATTAAAAGAAACCCTATATTCTTTTTTAAATATTTCTACTATGAATGCTTGTCTTGTTGGTACATCCATCTGGGAAGTACTCTGCCTTAAAAGCAAAAATAGCACGCTTAACCAAAAAGATGGGAAAACTGGTATCATTATCAAGAAAAAGTTGGAAATCAAATGAGTTATTACCATCGTTCTTAAATTACCTAATTTTTCAGCTATTAATGGAGCCAATAATATAGACATAGCAGTAATTATGTTTACTGCCATAAATAATGGACCCAATATTTTAAGCGAAACATTATATCTTAAATTAAACCAATAAGCAATAATTGATTGTAGGATAAAGCCTCCACCTAAGGCATCTAATGAAAACAATGTAGTTATAAGATATAGATCTTTTTTTGCATTTTTATCAAATTTTTTTATTGGTATTCTTAATGAGGGTTCTTCTTTGAAGTTAAGCATAGAATAATTAATAAGCATAACAAGTCCTCCTATTCCATATATTAAGTAAAATATCTTAAATGAAAACAATGATTCTCCAAGATAAGAAGGAATGGATGAGGTTAATGATCCTAAAGAAGATAACGCGTATCCTAAGAAATTATAAATTCCATATGCTCTATTTATGAAATTCTTATTAACTAATTCAGGTAGAATTCCAGTTTCTATTGATTGGAACGGACCTGTTTCAGTTCCTGATGTACTAATATTTCCTAAAAATAAGGCTATAAAAATTATGTAAAGTTGAGTAGAAAAAAATATCATAAATCCTGCTATGGAAAAAAGCAGACTTATTATCATTAAATAAGTTTTTATGTTTATTTTATTTCTAAACCAGGTTAATATGAGGTTAGTAACTACATTACCCAATACTATTATAAATATTGATATACCTATTAAAAATGGCGTTAGTCCTAGATATTTTAAATATATAGGCGTTATAATTGCTATTATTCCTGATAAGAATACCCTTAATGATTTACTTATCAAAATTCTTGCAAATCCTGAATTCATATAAACCACAATTAAAATCCTTACAAAGAATAATAAATATTTTAACTTTATGGGAGTTTCTTCCTAATGGGGGAAAGTCAGTTTATTTCCAAAAGAGCAAAGGTAGTTTAATTCAACATAAGGTAATACTTAAATTTATTATACATTTATATAAATAGGAAATTTCTTAAATAAATTTTGATATTTATTAAAGCTTAAAAGTCTGAAAAAATATAGATCATTTGGTGAGTAAAAATGACCATAAAAGTTTGGATAGAACCAAGGGAAAATTGCATAGCAGATATGGTTTGCGTTAGTCTATGCCCTGATGTATTTCAGATGAATGAAATCGATGGAAAGGCAGAAATAGTGAATAAATGGAGACCTGATCCAGATAAAAAGGAACAAGGAACAAGGAGCGAGGGAACAGTTCCTGATGAATTGCAAGATTGTGTAGATGCAGCATCTCAGAGTTGCCCAACTCAAATAATACACTATAGCAAAGACGGCCAACAGATGCATTAAAAATTAACTATTTTGCAATGGAATTTTTTGCTGCTGAGATAATTTTTCTTGGCTAGATATTCCTTGTAATTGTTTACTTGGTCTAATTAAGGAAACTATCATTGCCACTATTAGTAATCCAAATGATATGTGATATGCAAATGATTGTGCTGATAAATAAATATTAGCTGTTGATACGTCTAATTTTGAATTGATTGTACCAACAAACAATTGATATACTATATAAGATGGCAATCTGGCAGCGACTGCAGATAAAGCAACTGCGAAGCTTAATATCATACCTGTGTTTCTAAATGTAGATAAAACTCCTGAGGCTGCGCCATACTTGCCTTTAGGTGCTCCAGACATTACTGCACTTGTATTTGATGGCCAGAATAGTCCTCCTCCTATACCAAAAATTGCTTCTGTTAAAGCTATATACCAAAGAGGTGTAGAGGAATTCATAAAGCTAAGCATTAATATAGCAATAGCTTGGAAACCAAGTCCTATCGTGCTTATTAATCTTGATCCGTATTTATCGCTAAGTCTACCTCCAAAAGGTCCTATTATAGCATTAACTAATGCCATAGGTATTATCAAATAAGATGCTGTCAAAACATTTAAACCATATATACCTTCTAGATAGAAGAGAAGCAAGAAGTTAACAGCAAATAATGCAAGGCTTTGTATTGTTGCGGTAAAAGTTGAAGCACTAAACATTCTATTTCCAAAGAAAAGCTTTAAATCAATTATTGGATCTTTGGCAAATCTCGTTTCCCAAACTAAAAAGAATATAAATGGAAATGGTGACAATATAAACGAAATAATTGTTGATATATCATGCCATCCATATAAAAGCCCATTTGTTACCCCTAATTGTATTAAAAGGATTCCTAATGTAAAAGCTATCGCAGCAGGTACATCAAAGGATTCTTTAATGTTGTTTGCCTTCGTTTCTTTTAATGTCTTCCAAGCCCAAAGAGTGCCAAATATACCTATTGGTACATTTATTAAAAATATCCATCTCCAAGTAGTAAAGGTAATTATAAACCCTCCTAAAACAATACCTAAAATATTCCCCGTAGCCCATACTATTGAGTTAACTCCAAATGCCTTGCCTCTCTCATTAGGTGGAAAAGCTATAGATATTATTGCCAATGAATTTGCTATCATCATAGCTGAACCAATACCTTCAATAGCTCTAAATATAACTAATTGAATTCCATTCATAGACAATGCAGCAAATAAAGATCCTATAGTAAAGACAACAAATCCTAAGTTATATA includes:
- a CDS encoding thioredoxin domain-containing protein; this encodes MNKLKNEKSQYLRDSSNQPVNWYPWGREAFELAKKENKPILVDVGASWCHWCHVMDEQNYNNEEIAKIINDNFIAIKVDRDEMPSVDRKLQIAISSLFGQGGWPLTVFMTPDKRVFYGGTYFPPEDSFNMIGFKKVLLEIIRLWKEEKDKIINNSLSLVFGNQNNIEEGKLNSGFIDQINNYIYTSYDLNYGGIDSDIKFPHPTVDIYMLSQYYRKRNNDGKKYLDAVTLTLKQMFYGGIFDQVSGGFHRYSTDRYWKVPHFEKLSIDNAEILIDYYNAYILTKDDEIYDALMMITNFILNELKIDDGFANSIDADSEGIEGKYYTYSEEEFKDALDDLFDISVKIFDFYNLPEIEGRKVLSRKMGIDELSHLLNSREKAWNILNEIRKRLKNYKTSWKKPLRDENLYTYQNARVAEALLITSPITNKGIDESLSVIKKLRKSGRRINDDNEKIIDDISSSLSACLTAYEVVGDQSYLYDALSLFNELMEYKSDVGFKEKRGKKSNDEENMIYFSDSPNESPNSIAIKAWLKLYQSGRAEIDEKMIKTLPSIIEREPVFHAGLSLSIESLINGIAHIVIIDEKDGRAEKLHKASLLTYYPLKFVEVISDDRRDELPSYIKQMINYGNRSRIYVCKGKTCSMPIYNENDLKNIL
- a CDS encoding MFS transporter — protein: MEYKWKALSVTSVGSFMSAIDSTVVLLALVPITEDLHADYVTIVWIVIGYLLASTSLVLSLGRMGDMYGRKRIYNLGFVVFTIGSLFAALSMNGIQLVIFRAIEGIGSAMMIANSLAIISIAFPPNERGKAFGVNSIVWATGNILGIVLGGFIITFTTWRWIFLINVPIGIFGTLWAWKTLKETKANNIKESFDVPAAIAFTLGILLIQLGVTNGLLYGWHDISTIISFILSPFPFIFFLVWETRFAKDPIIDLKLFFGNRMFSASTFTATIQSLALFAVNFLLLFYLEGIYGLNVLTASYLIIPMALVNAIIGPFGGRLSDKYGSRLISTIGLGFQAIAILMLSFMNSSTPLWYIALTEAIFGIGGGLFWPSNTSAVMSGAPKGKYGAASGVLSTFRNTGMILSFAVALSAVAARLPSYIVYQLFVGTINSKLDVSTANIYLSAQSFAYHISFGLLIVAMIVSLIRPSKQLQGISSQEKLSQQQKIPLQNS
- a CDS encoding aldo/keto reductase, whose product is MKYRKLKSINKEVSEIGIGLWSLVSYEWGGVVNNEEILTYAYEKGINFFDTADIYGKGEGERLLGNVFKNNREEIVILTKIGYDLKTNRRRFDLNYLKDAIDNSLNRLNTSYIDILMLHNPTMEIIKNNEIFEFMNDLKEEGKILSYGISLGPTLGWEEEGYKSIEMGYHSLEHIYNIIERYPGEKFLRFNNIDHFIRVPHASDVLNDMKWPLKFDSKLHRKFKDMKWIEEALKGAEILQKKINRFKLHEIAILYVLSNKNVSSVLPNITSKDEIDIYSRIIDNNMELNENELQTIDDVYNTYFKKLNEESIDETKMYK
- a CDS encoding MFS transporter; the encoded protein is MNSGFARILISKSLRVFLSGIIAIITPIYLKYLGLTPFLIGISIFIIVLGNVVTNLILTWFRNKINIKTYLMIISLLFSIAGFMIFFSTQLYIIFIALFLGNISTSGTETGPFQSIETGILPELVNKNFINRAYGIYNFLGYALSSLGSLTSSIPSYLGESLFSFKIFYLIYGIGGLVMLINYSMLNFKEEPSLRIPIKKFDKNAKKDLYLITTLFSLDALGGGFILQSIIAYWFNLRYNVSLKILGPLFMAVNIITAMSILLAPLIAEKLGNLRTMVITHLISNFFLIMIPVFPSFWLSVLFLLLRQSTSQMDVPTRQAFIVEIFKKEYRVSFNAISNTFRSLASLAGSPIDGIALGYSLFTFPLFSGGFIKIIYDLAIFYYYHNRVK
- the amrB gene encoding AmmeMemoRadiSam system protein B — encoded protein: MKRMPAHAGSFYPSKKDDLIKSIESSYLHKLGPGMLPNAERERKKESIGYMVPHAGYIYSGPIAAHSYFNISKEGKPKVFIIAGPNHTGLGENASVWKEGIWETPLGEVEVDSEISKLLVSYSKYFTFDEEAHIYEHSVEVQIPFLQYIFKDIKIVPIVIKLQNYEVSLDLANALYRIITENGVDLIYIASSDMNHYEPYDITYKKDEIALKKIESLDTEGLFKVLDENNITMCGPGPVGALIHLSKKLNSKAEILKHATSGDITGEKDWVVGYASARFFKT
- a CDS encoding ferredoxin, which encodes MTIKVWIEPRENCIADMVCVSLCPDVFQMNEIDGKAEIVNKWRPDPDKKEQGTRSEGTVPDELQDCVDAASQSCPTQIIHYSKDGQQMH